A region from the Sulfitobacter sp. D7 genome encodes:
- a CDS encoding bifunctional 2-C-methyl-D-erythritol 4-phosphate cytidylyltransferase/2-C-methyl-D-erythritol 2,4-cyclodiphosphate synthase, whose product MSIAALIVAAGRGSRAGGPQPKQWQALAGARVIDHTLAVFRTLPQITEIVLVLHEDDMDQAEAFAAQGVTVTTGGAERAASVQRGLAAIRHAEKVLIHDAARPCVSAQIIAGVIDALDQHQAAAPGLPVTDALWQGADGRVTGTQDRSALFAAQTPQGFDLAAIRAAHATYDGQAADDVEVARAAGLTVAITQGSADNLKITRPEDFARAARILETRMDIRTGNGFDVHAFGPGDHVTLCGLDIPHTHGLVGHSDADVALHTVTDAIYGALARGDIGQHFPPSDPQWKGARSDIFLRHAAQMARDMGFTLTHVDCTLICETPKIGPHVEPMRASMAEMLGLEVYRVSVKATTSERLGFTGRGEGIACMATATLVKS is encoded by the coding sequence ATGAGTATCGCAGCTTTGATCGTCGCCGCAGGGCGCGGCAGCCGCGCGGGCGGTCCGCAGCCAAAACAATGGCAGGCGCTGGCGGGGGCGCGTGTGATCGATCACACCCTCGCCGTGTTTCGCACCCTACCCCAGATCACCGAAATCGTGCTGGTGCTGCACGAAGACGACATGGATCAAGCCGAGGCATTTGCGGCCCAAGGCGTTACCGTCACCACCGGCGGGGCGGAGCGTGCGGCCTCGGTCCAACGCGGGCTTGCGGCCATTCGGCACGCGGAGAAGGTGTTGATCCATGACGCCGCGCGGCCCTGCGTTTCGGCCCAGATCATTGCTGGCGTGATTGATGCGCTCGACCAGCATCAAGCCGCCGCACCGGGCCTGCCGGTCACCGACGCGCTTTGGCAGGGCGCGGATGGCCGCGTCACCGGCACGCAAGACCGCAGCGCCCTTTTCGCCGCGCAGACGCCGCAGGGCTTTGACCTTGCCGCGATCCGCGCGGCCCACGCCACCTACGACGGCCAAGCGGCAGATGATGTCGAAGTCGCCCGCGCGGCGGGCCTGACCGTTGCCATCACCCAAGGCAGCGCCGATAACCTGAAAATCACCCGGCCCGAGGATTTTGCCCGCGCCGCCCGCATATTGGAGACCCGCATGGACATTCGCACCGGCAACGGATTTGACGTGCACGCCTTTGGCCCCGGAGATCACGTGACCCTCTGCGGCCTCGACATTCCCCACACCCACGGGCTAGTCGGCCATTCTGACGCCGATGTGGCGCTGCACACGGTCACTGACGCGATCTATGGCGCGCTGGCACGGGGCGACATCGGCCAGCACTTCCCGCCGAGCGATCCGCAGTGGAAAGGCGCGCGCAGTGATATCTTTCTGCGCCATGCCGCGCAGATGGCCCGCGATATGGGATTTACGCTGACCCACGTTGATTGCACGCTGATCTGCGAAACCCCTAAGATTGGCCCCCATGTGGAGCCGATGCGCGCCTCTATGGCCGAGATGCTAGGGCTTGAGGTCTACCGCGTATCCGTCAAAGCGACAACAAGCGAGCGCCTCGGCTTTACCGGACGTGGCGAAGGCATTGCCTGTATGGCCACAGCAACATTGGTGAAATCATGA
- a CDS encoding c-type cytochrome translates to MRPIVPVLLGCAVLGAALGWVATRPDPLEPSYGAGLTPDPEAGARVFAAGGCVSCHAAPESEGGEMLVLAGGLPFPSDFGTFHAPNISPDAYHGIGDWTLPEFARAVTRGVSPEGQHYYPAFPYTAYQHLAPQDVVNLFAYMQTLPAADVPSLPHEVGFPFNIRRGLGAWKVMFFDEDFVLADASDTQVARGRYLVEGLAHCGECHTPRNALGGLEQDAWLTGAPNPSGKGRIPGITPAHLEWSKADLVEYFTSGFTPEWDSAGGEMAEVVSNLAQLPESDREAIAAYLKALPGD, encoded by the coding sequence TTGCGCCCTATTGTCCCTGTACTGCTGGGCTGTGCCGTTCTCGGCGCGGCCCTTGGCTGGGTCGCAACCCGGCCCGATCCGCTTGAGCCGTCTTATGGCGCAGGTCTGACGCCTGACCCGGAAGCGGGGGCGCGGGTCTTTGCTGCCGGGGGCTGCGTTTCGTGCCATGCCGCCCCCGAGAGTGAGGGGGGGGAGATGCTGGTTCTGGCCGGTGGCCTGCCCTTCCCCAGCGATTTTGGCACCTTCCACGCGCCCAATATCTCGCCCGATGCATACCATGGCATCGGCGACTGGACCTTGCCAGAGTTTGCCCGCGCCGTGACGCGCGGCGTCTCGCCCGAAGGCCAGCACTACTACCCCGCCTTTCCCTATACGGCCTACCAACACCTCGCCCCGCAGGACGTGGTGAACCTCTTTGCCTATATGCAAACCCTACCCGCCGCAGATGTCCCGAGCCTGCCGCATGAGGTGGGTTTTCCCTTCAACATCCGCCGGGGCCTCGGCGCGTGGAAGGTTATGTTCTTTGACGAAGATTTCGTGCTGGCCGATGCGTCAGACACACAGGTAGCGCGCGGGCGCTACCTTGTCGAAGGGCTGGCCCATTGCGGCGAATGCCACACGCCACGCAACGCCTTGGGCGGGTTAGAGCAGGACGCTTGGCTAACCGGCGCGCCGAACCCCTCGGGCAAGGGGCGCATTCCCGGCATCACGCCCGCACATCTTGAGTGGTCCAAGGCCGATCTGGTGGAATATTTCACCTCCGGCTTCACGCCGGAATGGGATAGCGCGGGCGGAGAGATGGCCGAGGTGGTCAGCAACCTTGCCCAACTCCCCGAAAGCGACCGCGAAGCGATTGCGGCCTACCTCAAAGCCCTGCCCGGCGATTAA
- a CDS encoding CinA family protein gives MILAAQLLEKARETGAMVACAESCTGGIVAAALTDLPGSSALLDRGFVTYTNAAKIAMLGVSDATLAQLGAVSEQVAAEMAAGALANSEAQIAVSITGIAGPGGSEHKPEGRVCFGLATAAGVQTETIEFGAQGRDTVRLAARDHALGLLLRGFAAL, from the coding sequence ATGATCCTCGCGGCGCAACTCTTGGAAAAGGCACGCGAAACCGGCGCAATGGTTGCTTGTGCGGAGAGTTGCACGGGCGGAATAGTAGCTGCCGCACTGACTGACTTGCCGGGGTCTTCGGCGCTGCTCGACCGGGGCTTCGTGACCTATACCAATGCCGCGAAAATCGCGATGTTGGGCGTTTCAGATGCGACGCTCGCGCAATTGGGTGCAGTGTCTGAACAGGTGGCCGCAGAGATGGCGGCGGGCGCGTTGGCAAACTCTGAGGCGCAGATCGCCGTATCGATCACAGGCATCGCCGGGCCCGGCGGATCAGAGCATAAACCCGAAGGCCGCGTTTGTTTTGGCCTTGCCACAGCGGCGGGCGTTCAGACGGAAACGATCGAGTTCGGCGCCCAGGGCCGCGACACGGTGCGGCTTGCGGCCCGTGACCACGCGCTTGGCCTGTTGCTGCGAGGCTTCGCGGCGCTTTAG
- the dusB gene encoding tRNA dihydrouridine synthase DusB: MAGITDLPYRSLVARFGAGLVVSEMVASQELLSRRPGTREKAELGLDVIGTSVQLAGREAGPMAEAARMVEAMGARIIDINMGCPAKKVTQGASGSALMKTPDHALRLIEAVVGAVNVPVTLKTRLGWDDNMLNAAPIAKRAEDAGVQMITIHGRTRCQFYKGRADWAAIRTVKETVRVPVIANGDITGSDEARQALRLSGADGVMVGRGAQGRPWLLAQIAHDLHGRAKPMIPKGAAMAQMVAEHYDEMLRFYGVNLGAKVARKHLGWYMDHCATPADLRRALLTAGEVKTTFDLIAEAMQYDAAAAQPPVAA; this comes from the coding sequence ATGGCGGGGATCACCGATCTGCCCTATCGCAGCCTCGTGGCGCGATTCGGGGCCGGTTTGGTCGTGTCGGAGATGGTCGCCAGCCAAGAACTGCTCAGCCGCCGCCCCGGTACCCGAGAGAAGGCAGAGTTGGGGTTGGATGTCATCGGCACCTCCGTCCAGCTCGCGGGGCGCGAGGCCGGACCGATGGCCGAAGCCGCACGGATGGTCGAGGCGATGGGTGCGCGGATCATCGACATCAACATGGGCTGCCCGGCCAAGAAAGTGACGCAGGGCGCCTCGGGCTCGGCGCTGATGAAGACGCCTGATCACGCGCTGCGGCTAATTGAGGCGGTTGTGGGCGCGGTCAACGTGCCTGTGACACTCAAAACCCGGCTCGGCTGGGACGACAATATGCTCAACGCCGCACCCATCGCCAAACGGGCCGAGGATGCGGGCGTGCAGATGATCACAATTCACGGGCGCACGCGCTGTCAGTTCTACAAGGGCCGCGCCGATTGGGCCGCGATACGGACGGTGAAAGAAACGGTGCGCGTCCCCGTCATCGCCAATGGCGATATCACTGGCAGCGATGAGGCACGCCAAGCCCTGCGGCTGTCGGGCGCAGATGGTGTGATGGTCGGGCGCGGCGCGCAGGGGCGGCCTTGGCTGCTGGCGCAAATCGCGCATGACCTGCACGGACGCGCCAAACCGATGATCCCCAAAGGGGCCGCAATGGCCCAGATGGTGGCCGAACATTACGACGAGATGCTGCGTTTTTACGGGGTCAATCTGGGGGCCAAAGTCGCCCGCAAGCATTTGGGCTGGTATATGGACCATTGCGCCACCCCCGCCGATCTGCGCCGCGCCCTGCTGACGGCGGGGGAGGTGAAAACCACCTTTGATCTGATCGCAGAGGCTATGCAGTACGACGCCGCGGCGGCTCAACCTCCGGTCGCGGCATGA
- a CDS encoding type II toxin-antitoxin system RatA family toxin — MPTHSETRQLPYSAQQMYDLVADVARYPEFLPWTAAARIRSDEDRGDHRVMEADLVISFKVFRERFTSRVVLWPEAKKIDTEYLDGPFKYMKSNWHFEDNLEGCQVHFFVDFEFKNMILQKVIGVVFNEAMQRIVRAFENRAKELYGPKG; from the coding sequence ATGCCCACCCATTCAGAGACCCGCCAACTGCCCTATAGCGCGCAACAGATGTATGATCTTGTCGCCGATGTGGCTCGCTATCCCGAATTCCTGCCTTGGACCGCTGCTGCGCGCATTCGCAGTGACGAAGACCGGGGCGATCACCGGGTGATGGAAGCCGATCTTGTGATCTCTTTCAAAGTGTTTCGGGAGCGGTTCACCAGCCGCGTCGTGCTCTGGCCCGAGGCCAAGAAGATCGACACCGAATATCTGGATGGGCCGTTCAAGTATATGAAATCAAACTGGCATTTCGAGGATAACCTCGAAGGCTGTCAGGTGCATTTCTTTGTCGATTTCGAATTCAAGAACATGATCCTGCAAAAGGTCATCGGCGTGGTTTTCAACGAAGCGATGCAGCGCATCGTGCGGGCCTTTGAGAACCGTGCGAAAGAGCTTTACGGGCCCAAAGGCTAA
- a CDS encoding c-type cytochrome, producing the protein MHLTKSITAIGIGAAMIATAGFAASHSEKAASDAVNARHAQMQLIAYHTGILGGMAKGETEYNAEMATAAATNLHAAAGFQPRTLWLEGTEQGAVEGSRAKAEIWSDSEGFNDAFMALETASADMIEAAGTDLDALKAGMGAVGKACGACHDDYRGPKN; encoded by the coding sequence ATGCATTTGACCAAAAGCATTACCGCCATCGGCATCGGCGCCGCGATGATCGCGACCGCTGGATTCGCCGCCAGCCATAGTGAAAAAGCCGCCAGCGACGCCGTCAACGCGCGCCACGCGCAGATGCAACTGATCGCCTATCACACCGGCATCCTGGGCGGGATGGCCAAAGGCGAAACGGAATATAACGCCGAAATGGCAACCGCCGCCGCCACCAATCTTCATGCTGCCGCAGGCTTTCAGCCCCGCACGCTTTGGCTTGAAGGCACTGAGCAAGGCGCCGTTGAAGGGTCCCGCGCCAAGGCCGAAATCTGGAGCGATTCTGAGGGGTTCAACGACGCCTTCATGGCGCTGGAGACCGCCAGCGCGGATATGATCGAGGCCGCAGGCACCGATCTTGACGCCCTGAAAGCGGGCATGGGTGCGGTGGGCAAGGCCTGCGGCGCCTGCCACGACGATTACCGCGGCCCCAAGAACTGA
- the lipA gene encoding lipoyl synthase, producing MRDLKIPEQRHPEKARKPDNAQPKKPSWIRVKAPGGKGYAETARIMRDNKLTTVCEEAGCPNVGECWSQGHATMMIMGEVCTRACTFCNIATGKPPEDLDVFEPGRVADAVAKLGLNHVVITSVDRDDIEDGGAEHFAQTIRAVRHRSPDTTIEILTPDFIRCGPEALEKVVEARPDVFNHNLETVPGLYPEVRPGARYFHSLRLLQRVKELDPSMFTKSGIMVGLGEDRQSVIQVMEDMRAADIDFLTIGQYLQPTPKHHALDRFVTPEEFTSYEKAAYGKGFLMVSATPLTRSSYHAGDDFARLREARNRKLGIA from the coding sequence ATGCGCGATCTGAAGATACCCGAACAGCGCCACCCCGAAAAGGCGCGCAAGCCCGACAACGCCCAGCCAAAAAAACCGAGCTGGATCAGGGTCAAAGCGCCCGGCGGCAAGGGCTATGCCGAGACGGCGCGCATCATGCGTGACAACAAGCTGACCACGGTCTGCGAAGAAGCGGGTTGCCCCAACGTTGGCGAATGCTGGTCTCAGGGGCACGCCACGATGATGATCATGGGCGAGGTTTGTACCCGCGCCTGTACCTTCTGCAACATCGCCACCGGCAAGCCGCCTGAGGATTTGGATGTGTTCGAGCCGGGCCGCGTGGCCGATGCTGTCGCCAAGCTGGGGTTGAACCATGTGGTTATCACGAGCGTTGATCGCGACGATATCGAAGATGGCGGGGCGGAGCACTTCGCCCAGACCATCCGCGCCGTGCGCCACCGCAGCCCCGACACGACGATCGAAATTCTAACACCGGATTTCATCCGTTGCGGTCCCGAAGCCCTTGAAAAGGTTGTCGAAGCGCGGCCGGATGTGTTTAACCACAACCTCGAAACCGTACCGGGCCTCTACCCCGAAGTGCGCCCCGGCGCGCGTTACTTCCACTCTCTCCGCCTGCTTCAGCGAGTAAAGGAACTGGACCCGTCGATGTTCACCAAATCGGGCATCATGGTGGGCTTGGGCGAAGATCGGCAATCGGTCATTCAGGTGATGGAAGACATGCGCGCCGCCGACATCGATTTCCTGACCATTGGCCAGTATCTGCAGCCCACGCCTAAGCACCACGCGCTGGACCGTTTTGTCACGCCGGAGGAATTCACCTCCTACGAAAAAGCGGCCTACGGCAAGGGCTTCCTCATGGTTTCCGCCACGCCGCTGACCCGGTCGAGCTATCACGCGGGCGACGATTTCGCGCGTCTGCGCGAGGCGCGGAACCGCAAGCTGGGTATCGCGTAA
- a CDS encoding phosphatidylglycerophosphatase A family protein → MTPAHLIATLLGVGHIRPAPGTWGSLVALPYAWLLHVFGGFPLLVIGILVAIPLGWWATARYTAGGPDHDPGEVVIDELVGQWIALLPLSYAAWSMQIPILAMWPGWIAAFALFRLFDITKPLIIGWADRQGGPFGVMLDDIFAGIFAALGVMALAALYHGAL, encoded by the coding sequence ATGACCCCTGCTCATCTCATTGCGACACTTCTGGGCGTTGGCCATATCCGCCCCGCGCCGGGCACTTGGGGGTCGCTTGTTGCGCTGCCTTATGCGTGGCTTCTGCATGTGTTCGGCGGCTTTCCCCTGTTGGTGATTGGCATCCTTGTGGCCATCCCGTTGGGCTGGTGGGCCACAGCGCGCTATACGGCCGGCGGGCCGGATCATGATCCCGGCGAAGTGGTGATCGACGAATTGGTCGGCCAGTGGATCGCGCTTTTGCCCTTGTCTTATGCCGCTTGGTCCATGCAAATTCCGATCCTAGCCATGTGGCCCGGTTGGATCGCGGCCTTCGCCCTGTTCCGGTTGTTTGACATCACCAAACCGCTGATCATCGGTTGGGCAGACCGTCAGGGTGGCCCCTTTGGTGTGATGCTGGACGATATCTTCGCCGGCATCTTCGCCGCCCTTGGCGTCATGGCGCTGGCGGCGCTTTACCACGGGGCCCTGTAA
- the hpt gene encoding hypoxanthine phosphoribosyltransferase: MAHGPYVIDEMISAKAIAARIEDLCREIHDEFNGTDKLVVVGLLRGSFVFIADLVRELDLPIEVDFLEASSYGDGMESSREVRILKDLRGAIEGRDVLVVEDIVDTGHTLHHVTNLLRSREPARLKSIALLDKPTRREVDLKADWTGFEIPDEFVVGYGIDFAQRNRNLPFIGKVRFT, from the coding sequence ATGGCACACGGGCCTTATGTCATCGACGAAATGATCTCGGCCAAGGCCATCGCGGCGCGGATTGAGGATCTCTGCCGTGAGATCCATGACGAATTCAACGGCACCGATAAATTGGTCGTGGTCGGCCTGCTGCGCGGGTCTTTTGTGTTCATCGCCGATCTGGTGCGCGAATTGGACCTGCCGATCGAGGTCGATTTCCTCGAAGCGTCCAGCTATGGCGACGGCATGGAGAGCAGCCGGGAAGTGCGCATTCTCAAGGATTTGCGCGGCGCAATCGAAGGGCGCGACGTGCTGGTCGTCGAGGATATCGTCGACACCGGCCATACGTTGCACCATGTCACCAACCTGCTCCGCTCGCGCGAACCAGCGCGGCTGAAATCCATTGCCCTGCTCGACAAACCCACCCGGCGCGAAGTGGACCTGAAAGCAGACTGGACCGGCTTTGAAATCCCGGACGAATTCGTCGTGGGCTATGGCATCGACTTTGCCCAACGCAACCGCAACCTGCCTTTCATCGGGAAAGTTCGCTTTACGTGA
- a CDS encoding two-component system sensor histidine kinase NtrB — protein MRAEIPERQVWTSLPVPAFIVSADDRVADLNPSAEGFLNASARATIGQSIWKLIAVDHPLEAAFARARLQGTPLFVNDVDVGAMQRAPLQCGLQIAPLVGGAGEMVLMITPRELAGRITQDHSVKSAAKSAIGMAEMLAHEIKNPLAGITGAAQLLSMNLSKSDLELTDLIVAESRRIVKLLEQVEQFGNLMAPERKPVNLHDVLDRARRSALLGFGSKMKITEDYDPSLPPALGDKDQLLQVLLNLIRNAAEAAGAAGGTIRLRSFYEHGFQLRRADGDGQPLPLQIEVIDDGPGLPDHIRADVFDPFVSGRENGTGLGLALVSKIISDHGGWISVSSAPGRTAFRISLPRAGAAALKEN, from the coding sequence ATGAGGGCCGAGATACCTGAGCGGCAGGTTTGGACCTCTTTGCCGGTGCCTGCCTTTATCGTCAGCGCCGACGACCGGGTCGCGGATTTGAACCCTTCCGCCGAAGGCTTCCTCAATGCCTCGGCCCGCGCCACGATTGGCCAGTCGATCTGGAAGTTGATCGCGGTGGATCACCCGCTTGAGGCCGCGTTTGCCCGTGCGCGGCTGCAGGGCACGCCGCTGTTCGTGAATGACGTGGATGTCGGCGCGATGCAGCGCGCGCCTTTGCAATGCGGCTTGCAGATTGCGCCGCTGGTGGGCGGGGCGGGGGAGATGGTTCTGATGATCACCCCGCGCGAATTGGCCGGGCGCATCACCCAAGATCACAGCGTAAAATCCGCCGCCAAATCCGCCATCGGCATGGCCGAGATGCTGGCCCATGAGATCAAGAACCCTTTGGCCGGGATCACCGGCGCGGCGCAGCTTTTGTCGATGAACCTGTCCAAAAGTGATCTGGAACTGACCGATCTCATCGTTGCCGAAAGCCGGCGCATCGTGAAACTGCTGGAGCAGGTCGAGCAATTTGGCAACCTCATGGCGCCCGAGCGCAAGCCGGTGAACCTGCATGATGTGCTGGACCGCGCGCGGCGGTCGGCGCTGTTGGGCTTCGGCTCAAAGATGAAAATCACCGAGGATTACGACCCCTCTCTGCCGCCCGCGCTTGGTGATAAGGACCAACTTTTGCAGGTCTTGCTGAACCTCATCCGCAACGCGGCTGAGGCGGCGGGCGCGGCGGGGGGCACCATCCGGCTGCGCAGCTTTTATGAACACGGGTTCCAGTTGCGCCGCGCCGATGGGGATGGCCAGCCGCTGCCCCTACAGATCGAGGTGATTGACGATGGCCCCGGCCTGCCGGATCATATCCGCGCCGATGTTTTCGATCCCTTCGTCTCGGGCCGGGAGAATGGCACCGGGCTGGGCCTCGCCTTGGTGAGTAAAATTATTTCAGACCACGGAGGCTGGATTTCAGTCAGTTCCGCCCCCGGTCGAACCGCATTCCGCATTTCGCTGCCGCGCGCAGGCGCCGCTGCCCTCAAGGAGAATTGA